A single window of Liolophura sinensis isolate JHLJ2023 chromosome 6, CUHK_Ljap_v2, whole genome shotgun sequence DNA harbors:
- the LOC135468625 gene encoding neurogenic differentiation factor 1-like, whose product MEMDSLFTVAEFSMDIPEMSLGSTLASETCSKDTAPDDNNNQAPTPSVSDDPTAQDDNLDISTIKARYKVEYNLRKSSLANREETEKRRKSPKAPKPKSRPPPLSKYRRRAANARERGRMLEINDAFDALADAIPVYQFEDSKGKPTKITTLRLALNYITALRETLGYPSATSESDFSSTGEGCNSPSGGSSSDFSSEGLRSPATSNLDSEGETVVQ is encoded by the coding sequence ATGGAAATGGACAGCCTGTTTACAGTTGCAGAGTTCAGCATGGATATTCCGGAGATGAGCCTGGGATCCACGCTTGCCTCGGAAACCTGCTCAAAAGACACCGCGCCCGATGACAATAACAATCAGGCACCCACACCAAGCGTCAGTGATGATCCGACAGCCCAAGACGACAACTTGGACATTTCCACGATCAAAGCTAGATACAAAGTGGAATATAATTTACGGAAAAGCTCTTTGGCGAACCGAGAGGAGACGGAAAAGCGACGAAAGTCTCCCAAGGCACCGAAACCTAAGAGTCGTCCGCCTCCCCTCAGCAAGTATAGGAGACGGGCGGCGAACGCGCGGGAGCGGGGCCGAATGTTGGAGATAAACGATGCCTTTGATGCCTTGGCAGACGCCATTCCTGTATATCAATTCGAAGACAGCAAGGGTAAGCCGACGAAAATCACAACTCTAAGGCTGGCATTGAATTACATCACGGCTCTGAGAGAGACCTTGGGCTATCCATCGGCGACGTCCGAGTCTGACTTCTCCTCGACTGGTGAGGGATGTAACAGCCCGTCAGGTGGTTCCTCTAGCGATTTCTCCTCCGAGGGTCTACGATCCCCGGCCACCAGCAATCTGGACTCCGAGGGAGAAACAGTCGTGCAGTGA